A window of Halobellus sp. LT62 contains these coding sequences:
- a CDS encoding phosphatase PAP2 family protein yields the protein MALADVLLQVGMVVALGHLLTFLVVVRWNPRQSASNEPPLRQRLRQNVTELLPTLGLLGVVLIINKVVRDIGVELSWLIGINLTGYIYLIESQFVAVVQSYANPTLTAYFGFVYVFGYTFLLTFPVLAYAVYERSRPLRVLLLTYILNYGVGFVCYVLFVAYGPRNFMPELVEPLLFTSWPQSQLLVQEVNVRTNVFPSLHTSLSATVAMVAYRFRSIYPRWLPVATVLAVSIIISTMYLGIHWATDVAAGLLVAAASVELAVRIDDGRLTESFRQWRGRDRVSE from the coding sequence ATGGCGCTCGCAGATGTTCTCCTCCAAGTGGGAATGGTGGTCGCGCTCGGTCACCTCCTCACGTTCCTCGTCGTCGTCCGCTGGAACCCGCGTCAGAGCGCGTCGAACGAACCGCCCCTGCGGCAGCGGTTGCGACAGAACGTCACCGAGCTATTGCCGACGCTCGGACTTCTCGGCGTCGTTCTCATCATTAACAAGGTCGTTCGCGACATCGGCGTCGAGCTCTCGTGGCTCATCGGGATCAACCTGACGGGATACATCTATCTGATCGAATCGCAGTTCGTCGCGGTCGTTCAGAGTTATGCGAACCCGACGTTGACGGCGTACTTCGGTTTCGTGTACGTCTTCGGGTACACGTTCCTCCTGACGTTCCCCGTCCTCGCGTACGCGGTGTACGAGCGATCGCGACCGCTCCGCGTCCTGCTTCTCACGTATATTCTGAACTACGGGGTCGGGTTCGTCTGCTACGTCCTGTTCGTCGCGTACGGGCCGCGGAACTTTATGCCGGAACTGGTCGAGCCGCTGCTGTTCACGAGTTGGCCGCAATCGCAACTGCTCGTCCAGGAGGTGAACGTACGCACGAACGTGTTCCCGTCGCTGCACACGTCTCTGTCGGCGACGGTCGCGATGGTCGCCTACCGGTTCCGCTCGATCTACCCCCGCTGGCTCCCGGTCGCGACCGTGCTGGCCGTCTCGATCATCATCTCGACGATGTACCTCGGGATTCACTGGGCGACCGACGTTGCCGCGGGACTTCTCGTTGCGGCCGCGAGCGTAGAGCTCGCGGTCCGTATCGACGACGGCCGGCTCACGGAGTCGTTCCGTCAGTGGCGGGGACGAGACCGCGTCTCCGAGTGA
- a CDS encoding DUF5807 family protein: MSKLEEFLAGERHEDVALFLTEAYLDSQGKLPKMGETVESGYVLVVPGDDGRRAFSAGTGMDAMEFARGAMAERGHISRTLDGGECPEAAAETDDDDVDAAETDADDSDADESDSVDDHEVEFIFAFSEEQNEEVGGLYERGEVVHAYAHCECGASYSDKWVVGEETETGVQPGGSEPAEGTE; this comes from the coding sequence ATGAGCAAACTGGAGGAGTTTCTGGCGGGCGAGCGTCACGAGGACGTCGCGCTGTTTCTGACCGAGGCGTATCTCGACAGCCAAGGAAAGCTGCCGAAGATGGGCGAGACGGTCGAGTCGGGCTACGTACTCGTCGTCCCCGGCGACGACGGTCGCCGGGCGTTCTCCGCCGGAACCGGGATGGACGCGATGGAGTTCGCTCGCGGCGCGATGGCCGAGCGCGGACACATCTCGCGGACGCTCGACGGCGGCGAGTGTCCCGAAGCCGCCGCCGAGACCGATGACGACGATGTCGACGCTGCTGAGACCGACGCCGACGACAGCGACGCCGACGAGAGTGACTCCGTCGACGACCACGAGGTCGAGTTCATCTTCGCGTTTTCCGAGGAACAAAACGAGGAAGTCGGTGGCCTCTACGAACGCGGCGAGGTCGTCCACGCCTACGCGCACTGCGAGTGCGGCGCGAGCTACTCGGACAAGTGGGTCGTCGGCGAGGAGACCGAGACGGGCGTCCAGCCCGGCGGCTCGGAACCGGCCGAAGGAACCGAATAA
- a CDS encoding DUF7563 family protein, translating into MPNCENCGSFVTAEYVRVFAPNGMDQPRVCPNCEDKVRDGADVREARATRH; encoded by the coding sequence ATGCCGAACTGCGAGAACTGCGGGTCATTTGTCACTGCGGAGTACGTACGGGTATTCGCACCGAACGGGATGGATCAGCCGCGGGTCTGCCCGAACTGCGAGGACAAGGTCCGCGATGGGGCTGACGTCCGCGAGGCGCGCGCGACGAGACACTAG
- a CDS encoding DMT family transporter yields the protein MFSVSPGIGYALFAALVWGTYIFVLKQYFEGYPSTVITVGINATAVLWYLPLTISRTAPADVPSLSSFGVAEGALVVGTIVATAAALLVFLWALERGEVSYVAPISKIVPVFVLPIEVVFLHEHLTPLQVTGVVVATLAVYVANYRTGSLLDPIRKAASSRAAQLGLLSAAIFAVSDVGKRVALQELGFPLELWVPTVLGGVLVVVLPLAAREWVPIRDALPRFVLAGGGVALGEHATSLALSTVPASIASPIINTQAVVAVILGGIILREDSFGIRLAAAALAVVGVGLIAT from the coding sequence GTGTTCTCCGTCTCTCCCGGTATCGGCTACGCCCTCTTCGCGGCGCTCGTCTGGGGAACGTACATCTTCGTCCTCAAGCAGTACTTCGAGGGGTATCCCAGCACGGTCATCACCGTCGGGATAAACGCGACCGCGGTTCTGTGGTACCTCCCTCTCACGATCTCTCGCACGGCCCCGGCTGACGTCCCCTCGCTCTCCTCATTCGGCGTCGCCGAGGGGGCGCTCGTCGTCGGAACCATCGTCGCAACGGCGGCGGCGTTGCTGGTGTTCCTCTGGGCGCTCGAACGCGGCGAGGTCTCCTACGTCGCACCGATCAGCAAGATCGTCCCCGTGTTCGTCCTCCCGATCGAGGTGGTGTTCCTGCACGAGCACCTCACGCCGCTGCAGGTGACCGGGGTCGTGGTCGCCACGCTCGCGGTCTACGTCGCGAACTACCGCACCGGCTCCCTGCTCGATCCGATTCGGAAGGCGGCGTCGTCGCGAGCGGCCCAACTCGGCCTGTTGAGCGCGGCGATCTTCGCCGTCAGCGACGTCGGCAAGCGGGTCGCGCTACAGGAGCTCGGATTCCCGCTCGAACTGTGGGTTCCGACGGTGCTCGGCGGCGTGCTCGTCGTCGTGCTGCCGCTCGCGGCCCGCGAGTGGGTCCCGATTCGCGACGCGCTCCCGAGGTTCGTGCTCGCGGGCGGGGGCGTCGCTCTCGGCGAACACGCGACGTCGCTGGCGCTGTCGACCGTTCCCGCGTCGATCGCGTCGCCGATCATCAACACGCAGGCGGTGGTCGCGGTGATTCTCGGTGGGATTATCCTCCGCGAGGACTCCTTCGGGATTCGACTCGCCGCGGCCGCGCTCGCCGTCGTCGGCGTCGGCCTGATCGCGACGTGA
- a CDS encoding DHH family phosphoesterase, with translation MEDELIDSASLSLSRKSQLPGTGFFYPDSLDEGRAEERVAEAVDGAEAVVVADTDADGLGCVALIRELYGATIEWTPFEDEIAERVERWEGSGADEEEEPEDADDEALEDADDRPRSPVALVGAGPYSLDEALENVAEYAPEGIDLYICDLCPDRYDWIAEELDAAISIAASVSWFDHHQWSDETAASVREAGVDLVVGESDEECTVDVTLRSLDYDFEERWVELAAVTRDHDLWLKEDHRSDDLADYAYWTDAEEYVAAVGNFGVDLPEIVEQYIDLRRVEKRELIDAAVSRAEIKQVGPWSVGVTYGRCSQNEVADALREQGADAAVVVKPAGSASIRGSEGFERAHEVAGHVNGGGHPRAAGCKPDIYDDMLDYAHHWTTQGATTKRVILNAFERVAAEVEADDAEDVASEAANGDDPGDGNAATDSDDAADENE, from the coding sequence ATGGAAGACGAACTCATCGATAGCGCGAGCCTCTCGCTGTCCCGGAAGTCGCAGCTTCCGGGAACGGGGTTCTTCTATCCCGACTCCCTCGACGAGGGCCGAGCCGAAGAACGCGTCGCCGAGGCCGTCGACGGCGCGGAGGCCGTCGTCGTCGCCGACACCGACGCCGACGGACTGGGCTGTGTTGCGCTGATCCGTGAACTGTACGGCGCGACCATCGAGTGGACGCCCTTCGAAGACGAGATTGCCGAGCGCGTCGAGCGCTGGGAGGGCTCGGGTGCCGACGAAGAGGAGGAACCCGAAGACGCCGACGATGAAGCGCTCGAAGACGCCGACGACCGCCCGCGGTCGCCGGTCGCGCTCGTCGGTGCCGGGCCCTACTCTCTCGACGAGGCGCTCGAAAACGTCGCCGAGTACGCCCCGGAAGGAATCGACCTCTACATCTGTGATCTCTGTCCCGACAGGTACGACTGGATCGCCGAGGAACTCGATGCGGCGATTTCGATCGCCGCGTCCGTCTCGTGGTTCGACCACCATCAGTGGAGCGACGAGACCGCCGCGTCCGTCCGCGAAGCGGGCGTCGACCTCGTCGTCGGCGAGTCCGACGAGGAGTGCACCGTCGACGTGACGCTCCGATCGCTCGATTACGACTTCGAGGAGCGGTGGGTCGAACTCGCCGCGGTCACGCGCGATCACGACCTGTGGCTGAAGGAGGACCACCGAAGCGACGATCTCGCGGACTACGCCTACTGGACCGACGCCGAGGAGTACGTCGCCGCTGTCGGCAACTTCGGCGTCGACCTCCCCGAGATCGTCGAGCAGTATATCGACCTGCGCCGCGTCGAGAAGCGAGAACTGATCGACGCCGCCGTTTCCCGCGCGGAGATCAAGCAGGTGGGACCGTGGTCGGTCGGTGTCACCTACGGCCGCTGCTCGCAGAACGAGGTCGCCGACGCGCTGCGCGAGCAGGGTGCCGACGCGGCGGTCGTCGTCAAGCCCGCCGGAAGCGCGAGCATCCGCGGTTCGGAGGGTTTCGAGCGCGCCCACGAGGTCGCGGGGCACGTAAACGGCGGCGGTCACCCGCGCGCCGCGGGCTGTAAACCCGACATCTACGACGATATGCTGGATTACGCGCACCACTGGACGACGCAGGGCGCGACGACGAAACGTGTCATTCTCAACGCCTTCGAGCGAGTCGCCGCGGAGGTCGAAGCTGACGACGCGGAGGACGTGGCTAGCGAAGCCGCTAACGGCGACGACCCGGGCGACGGCAACGCTGCTACCGACTCCGACGACGCAGCCGACGAGAACGAGTAA
- a CDS encoding NAD(P)-dependent alcohol dehydrogenase: MEIKAAVVNEEGGPFTIESVELSEPQANEVLVRVVGAGVCHTDMIVRDQLYPTPLPAVLGHEGSGVVEAVGDAVTEVEPGDRVVLSFDYDDECSSCHAGHPAYCEDFFAHNFGGRRPEDGSSPLSRGDEALSGRFFGQSSFATHAIATERNVVAVDDDVPLELLGPLGCGVQTGAGAVINTLDPRAGSSIAVFGAGSVGLSAVMAANLTGCTDIVSIDIKGNRLEKAEELGATATVNPESVDDVVEAVREVTGGGPDYAVETTGVADVAEQAVDTLTQRGTLAVVGAPALGTRAGYDVNDLILNGRSITGVVEGDSNPKEFIPDLIELYRQGKFPFDELVTYYDFEEIEQAVEDSEEGSSIKPVLRVSEP; this comes from the coding sequence ATGGAGATCAAAGCAGCCGTGGTCAACGAGGAGGGAGGACCGTTCACGATCGAGAGCGTCGAGCTGAGCGAGCCGCAGGCCAACGAGGTACTCGTTCGCGTCGTCGGTGCCGGCGTGTGCCACACGGATATGATCGTCCGGGACCAGCTGTATCCAACGCCGCTACCGGCCGTGCTCGGCCACGAGGGATCGGGCGTCGTCGAGGCGGTCGGCGACGCGGTCACCGAGGTCGAACCGGGCGATCGCGTGGTGCTGAGCTTCGACTACGACGACGAGTGCTCCAGCTGTCACGCCGGTCACCCGGCCTACTGCGAGGACTTCTTCGCGCACAACTTCGGCGGGAGGCGGCCGGAGGACGGGAGCTCGCCGCTCTCGCGCGGTGACGAAGCGCTCAGCGGGCGCTTCTTCGGACAGTCGTCGTTCGCGACGCACGCGATCGCCACCGAACGCAACGTCGTCGCCGTCGACGACGACGTTCCGCTCGAACTCCTCGGACCGCTCGGATGCGGCGTCCAGACCGGGGCCGGCGCGGTGATCAACACGCTCGACCCGCGGGCGGGCTCGTCGATTGCCGTCTTCGGCGCGGGATCGGTCGGCCTCTCCGCGGTGATGGCGGCGAACCTCACGGGGTGCACCGACATCGTCTCGATCGACATCAAGGGCAACCGCTTGGAGAAGGCCGAGGAACTGGGGGCGACGGCGACCGTCAACCCCGAGTCCGTCGACGACGTCGTCGAGGCCGTCCGGGAGGTTACCGGCGGCGGCCCCGACTACGCCGTCGAGACGACGGGCGTCGCCGACGTGGCCGAGCAGGCCGTGGATACCCTCACTCAGCGCGGTACGCTCGCCGTCGTCGGCGCTCCCGCGCTGGGAACGCGCGCCGGTTACGACGTCAACGACCTCATCCTGAACGGCCGGTCGATCACGGGCGTCGTCGAGGGCGACAGCAACCCCAAGGAGTTCATTCCGGACCTCATCGAGCTGTACCGACAGGGGAAGTTCCCCTTCGACGAACTCGTGACGTACTACGACTTCGAGGAGATCGAGCAGGCCGTCGAGGACTCCGAAGAGGGAAGCAGTATCAAGCCGGTGCTCCGCGTCAGCGAGCCCTGA
- a CDS encoding universal stress protein, translating into MFETIVIATDGSESVRRAVDVALDLADRFDAEVHCLYVVDEGDVASAPERLREEMESALVERGEEAIDEVRDSTDRDVVTAIEEGRPASVIDEYARGVDADVVAMGTRGRHGENRFLIGSVAERVVRTCPIPVLTVRQLAADEGETELTGTPEMG; encoded by the coding sequence ATGTTCGAGACGATCGTCATCGCCACCGACGGCTCCGAGAGCGTCAGGCGGGCCGTCGACGTGGCGCTCGATCTCGCCGATCGCTTCGACGCCGAAGTCCACTGCCTGTACGTCGTCGACGAGGGCGACGTCGCGTCCGCACCGGAGCGTCTCCGCGAGGAGATGGAGAGCGCGTTAGTCGAACGGGGCGAAGAGGCGATCGACGAGGTCCGCGACTCGACGGATCGGGACGTCGTCACCGCGATCGAAGAGGGTCGACCCGCCTCCGTTATCGACGAGTACGCCCGCGGCGTCGACGCCGACGTCGTCGCGATGGGCACCCGCGGGCGACACGGTGAGAACCGGTTCCTGATCGGCTCCGTGGCCGAGCGCGTGGTCAGAACGTGTCCGATTCCGGTCCTGACGGTCCGACAGCTCGCGGCCGACGAGGGCGAAACGGAACTCACCGGGACCCCGGAGATGGGCTGA
- the hisS gene encoding histidine--tRNA ligase: protein MYDRLKGFRDFYPEEMAPRRQVIDTLEDAAAGYGFREISTPALERTEMYVDKSGEEIVEELYAFEDKGGREVSLTPELTPTVARMVVAKQQALSKPIKWYSTRPFWRFEQVQQGRFREFYQTNVDIFGSAEPEADAEILAFAADALTDLGLSGEDFEFRVSHRDILGGLLRAFDADVDTRAAIRAVDKRAKVEETEYLGLLSDAGLSYGEAEDFDDLVAAGDLDEIAEFGGDDVERAVENLREVLAAAEDFGAREFCEVSLTTARGLDYYTGVVFECFDSTGEISRSVFGGGRYDDLIESFGGQPTPAVGVAPGLAPLSLLCQRAGVWPDEALATDYYVLTVGDTRDVASRIARELRAGGNVVEVDVSDRSFGAQMGYADGINADTVVIVGEQDLANGEVTVKDMGSGDQTTVPVDEFPGERASPTLDDLL from the coding sequence ATGTACGACCGACTCAAGGGCTTTCGGGACTTCTACCCCGAAGAGATGGCCCCCCGGCGGCAGGTCATCGACACGCTGGAGGACGCCGCCGCCGGCTACGGGTTCCGCGAGATCTCGACGCCCGCGCTCGAACGGACCGAGATGTACGTCGACAAGAGCGGCGAGGAGATCGTCGAGGAGCTGTACGCCTTCGAGGACAAGGGCGGCCGCGAGGTGTCGCTGACGCCGGAGCTGACGCCGACGGTCGCGCGGATGGTCGTCGCCAAGCAGCAGGCGCTCTCGAAGCCGATCAAGTGGTACTCGACGCGGCCGTTCTGGCGCTTCGAGCAGGTCCAGCAGGGCCGATTCAGGGAGTTCTACCAGACGAACGTCGACATCTTCGGCTCCGCCGAACCCGAAGCCGACGCGGAGATCCTCGCCTTTGCCGCGGACGCACTCACCGATCTCGGACTCTCCGGCGAGGACTTCGAGTTTCGCGTCTCCCACCGCGACATCCTCGGGGGCCTGCTCCGCGCCTTCGACGCCGACGTCGACACCCGCGCGGCGATCCGCGCGGTCGACAAACGCGCGAAAGTCGAGGAGACGGAGTACCTCGGTCTACTCTCGGACGCCGGGCTTTCTTACGGCGAGGCCGAGGACTTCGACGACCTCGTCGCCGCGGGTGACCTCGACGAGATCGCCGAATTCGGCGGCGACGACGTCGAGCGCGCGGTCGAGAATCTCCGGGAGGTGCTCGCGGCCGCCGAGGACTTCGGCGCGCGCGAGTTCTGTGAGGTGTCGCTGACGACCGCTCGCGGGCTGGATTACTACACCGGCGTCGTCTTCGAGTGCTTCGACTCGACGGGCGAAATCTCTCGGTCCGTGTTCGGCGGCGGCCGCTACGACGACCTCATCGAGAGCTTCGGCGGCCAGCCGACGCCCGCGGTCGGCGTCGCGCCCGGTCTCGCGCCCCTCTCGCTGCTCTGTCAGCGCGCCGGCGTCTGGCCGGACGAGGCGCTCGCGACCGACTACTACGTCCTCACCGTCGGTGACACCCGCGACGTCGCCTCGCGGATCGCCCGGGAGCTCCGCGCCGGTGGAAACGTCGTCGAGGTCGACGTCTCCGATCGGAGTTTCGGCGCGCAGATGGGCTATGCCGACGGCATCAACGCCGACACGGTCGTTATCGTCGGCGAGCAGGACCTCGCGAACGGCGAGGTGACCGTGAAGGACATGGGCTCCGGCGACCAAACGACTGTTCCCGTCGACGAGTTCCCCGGCGAGCGCGCGTCGCCGACGCTCGACGACCTGCTCTGA
- the truA gene encoding tRNA pseudouridine(38-40) synthase TruA has protein sequence MHSGGESGDGGSVDGESDDGESSGYDLKRAFRIAYDGRPFHGFQRQPSVPTVEDSIFDALDALGIYHRTGRHRPRGYAAAGRTDAGVSALAQTVAFECPEWCTPRALNGELPPSVRAWAAADVSTDFHATHDAARREYVYDLYAPDLDGSLASDAAATLGGEHDFHNLSLDDRGTVRDVAIGLERDGDFLSIRVAAGGFPRELVRRLASVIRSVGAGELSLTDVERLLGSEPLDGPAGVPSAPAQPLLLADVFYPDLDFERDPRGVESASSVFGERRRDALVRARVAGRVVDGVDDADGVASEDG, from the coding sequence ATGCATAGCGGCGGCGAATCGGGCGACGGCGGATCGGTCGACGGAGAATCAGACGACGGCGAATCGAGCGGCTACGATCTGAAACGTGCGTTTCGGATCGCGTACGACGGTCGGCCGTTCCACGGCTTCCAGCGACAGCCGTCGGTGCCGACCGTCGAGGATTCGATCTTCGACGCGCTCGACGCGCTCGGCATCTACCACCGCACGGGGCGGCACCGACCGCGCGGCTACGCGGCCGCTGGACGCACGGATGCCGGCGTCTCCGCGCTCGCACAGACGGTCGCGTTCGAGTGCCCCGAGTGGTGCACCCCGCGGGCGCTCAACGGGGAGCTCCCGCCCTCGGTGCGGGCGTGGGCCGCCGCGGACGTGTCGACGGACTTCCACGCGACACACGACGCCGCCCGTCGCGAGTACGTCTACGACCTCTACGCGCCCGACCTCGACGGCTCTCTCGCTTCCGACGCCGCCGCGACGCTCGGCGGCGAGCACGACTTTCACAACCTCTCGCTCGACGACCGCGGGACCGTTCGCGACGTCGCAATTGGTCTCGAACGCGACGGCGACTTCCTGTCGATCCGCGTCGCTGCCGGCGGGTTCCCGCGGGAACTGGTCCGCCGACTGGCGTCGGTGATCCGGAGTGTGGGAGCCGGTGAGCTGTCGCTGACGGACGTCGAACGACTGCTCGGATCGGAGCCGCTCGACGGCCCGGCGGGCGTCCCGTCGGCCCCGGCTCAACCGCTCCTCTTGGCGGATGTCTTCTATCCCGACCTCGACTTCGAGCGCGATCCCCGCGGCGTCGAGAGCGCTTCGTCGGTGTTCGGGGAACGACGGCGGGACGCGCTCGTTCGCGCCCGCGTCGCGGGTCGGGTCGTCGACGGGGTCGACGACGCCGATGGCGTCGCTAGCGAGGATGGCTGA
- a CDS encoding ABC transporter substrate-binding protein produces the protein MVESSKGPQIRRRAVLGTLTAGATASVGGCLRRARSVAGWDSRTQVSLRIKTLPADSDPYALHAARMIVSWYQAAGIDAQVIPVSEEELLRQVLLGNDFDIFLARTASLDRDPDILYGLLHSRFADTRGWQNPFGYTDLDVDEWLETQRRATGDRRADVVTDLIESIGRSQPFTVLCFSDEIRAARSENYRSWQRAELHSPYGYLRLNTVAETDGPAGDDDGDDGSALRIVGTDRRPTENLNPLSVEYRRSNVLTKLLYDSLGRATADGVSPWLAESWTFAETDDSPRATVHLRPDRTWHDGEPLTAEDVAFTYAMLADTSLGATEEREGETEAETRIPAPRFQGRTELVDEVTVVDPSAAVIHFSDCSPQVARRAFTVPILPEHVWEERTDPVSISGIEVGSATEALVTNNIEPVGSGPLRFVENTPRESLVLEPFGEHFLFEESDEDGATGIGPPRFDRLELQIVGSDNAAVGVVADGDADVTATPVGADTVPQIGRSSDVDLLVSQSSSSPYLLGYNTQRPPLTNPRIRHALARLVDRSSITADVFNGYARPAVTLLDGTEWVSDGLEWDGADPMTPFLGSNGDLDLEAVRTEFRNAGFEYEDEKLMRRT, from the coding sequence ATGGTGGAGTCGTCGAAGGGTCCCCAAATCCGACGCCGAGCCGTGCTCGGTACGCTCACAGCGGGAGCGACGGCGAGCGTGGGCGGCTGCCTTCGTCGCGCCCGGTCCGTCGCCGGCTGGGATTCGAGGACGCAGGTGTCACTGCGGATCAAGACCCTCCCCGCGGACTCCGATCCCTACGCGCTTCACGCCGCGCGGATGATCGTCTCGTGGTATCAGGCGGCCGGGATCGACGCGCAGGTGATTCCGGTGTCCGAGGAGGAACTCCTCAGACAGGTGCTCTTGGGGAACGACTTCGATATCTTCCTCGCCCGGACCGCGTCGCTCGATCGCGATCCCGACATCCTGTACGGGCTGTTGCACTCGAGGTTTGCTGATACCCGCGGGTGGCAGAACCCGTTCGGCTACACTGACCTCGACGTCGACGAGTGGCTCGAAACGCAGCGGCGGGCGACCGGGGATCGCAGAGCGGACGTCGTCACCGACCTCATCGAATCGATCGGGCGCTCACAGCCGTTCACCGTGCTCTGTTTCTCCGACGAAATCCGGGCCGCCCGCAGCGAAAATTACCGGAGTTGGCAGCGCGCGGAACTGCACTCTCCGTACGGGTATCTGCGGCTCAACACCGTCGCCGAGACCGACGGGCCTGCGGGCGATGACGACGGAGACGACGGGTCGGCACTGCGGATCGTCGGGACCGATCGCAGGCCCACGGAGAACCTGAATCCGCTCTCAGTCGAGTACCGGCGTTCGAACGTTCTGACGAAGCTCTTGTACGACTCGCTCGGCCGCGCGACCGCAGACGGGGTGTCGCCGTGGCTCGCAGAGTCGTGGACGTTCGCCGAGACCGACGACAGCCCGCGTGCGACGGTGCACCTGCGCCCCGATCGGACGTGGCACGACGGGGAGCCGTTGACCGCCGAGGACGTCGCGTTCACGTACGCGATGCTCGCCGACACCTCGCTCGGAGCGACGGAGGAGCGAGAGGGCGAAACGGAGGCCGAAACGCGGATTCCCGCCCCCCGCTTCCAAGGGCGGACCGAACTCGTCGACGAGGTCACTGTCGTCGATCCGTCCGCCGCCGTCATCCACTTCTCCGACTGTTCACCGCAGGTCGCAAGGCGGGCGTTCACCGTGCCGATCCTCCCGGAGCACGTCTGGGAAGAGCGGACTGATCCGGTTTCGATCAGCGGCATCGAGGTCGGCAGCGCGACGGAGGCACTCGTGACGAACAACATCGAACCCGTCGGGAGCGGACCGCTCCGGTTCGTCGAGAACACGCCGCGGGAATCGTTGGTACTCGAACCCTTCGGGGAGCACTTCCTCTTCGAGGAGTCTGACGAGGACGGCGCGACGGGGATCGGTCCACCCCGGTTCGACCGCCTCGAACTGCAGATCGTCGGCTCCGACAACGCGGCCGTGGGAGTCGTCGCCGACGGCGACGCCGACGTGACCGCGACGCCGGTCGGTGCCGACACGGTCCCGCAGATCGGTCGAAGCAGCGACGTCGACCTCCTCGTGAGCCAGTCCTCGTCGTCGCCGTACCTCCTCGGATACAACACACAGCGCCCCCCACTCACGAACCCGCGGATCAGACACGCGCTCGCACGTTTGGTAGACCGGTCTTCGATCACCGCGGACGTGTTCAACGGCTACGCGCGTCCGGCGGTGACGCTTCTCGACGGAACCGAGTGGGTGTCCGACGGCCTCGAGTGGGACGGAGCGGATCCGATGACGCCGTTCCTCGGGAGCAACGGCGACCTAGACCTCGAAGCTGTCAGAACGGAATTCAGAAACGCCGGATTCGAGTACGAGGATGAGAAACTTATGAGGCGAACGTAA
- a CDS encoding universal stress protein, translating to MYETILVPVDGSAPSDAAAEHAIALARDAGATLSVLSAVDTHALEAAKLDAAELLEGYEAEAEKYVDAVAERARDVGVDVDVETAVVRGAPYRVILDRIDEIGADLVVMGSQGRRGLERYLLGSTTERVFRLSAVPVLVLRSDEGDYRDPDDADRFGSTDA from the coding sequence ATGTACGAGACGATTCTGGTCCCCGTCGACGGAAGCGCTCCGAGCGACGCGGCGGCCGAGCACGCCATCGCGTTGGCGCGGGACGCCGGGGCCACGCTCTCGGTTCTCTCCGCCGTCGACACCCACGCGCTCGAAGCGGCGAAGTTGGACGCGGCGGAACTCCTCGAGGGCTACGAAGCGGAGGCCGAGAAATACGTCGACGCCGTCGCAGAACGCGCTCGCGACGTCGGCGTCGACGTCGACGTCGAGACGGCGGTGGTCCGCGGTGCGCCATACCGCGTGATTCTCGATCGAATCGACGAAATCGGCGCGGACCTCGTCGTGATGGGCAGTCAGGGTCGCAGGGGACTCGAACGCTACCTCCTCGGGAGCACGACAGAGCGCGTGTTCAGGCTCTCGGCGGTCCCGGTGCTCGTTCTTCGGAGCGACGAGGGCGACTACCGCGACCCCGACGACGCGGACCGTTTCGGCTCGACCGATGCATAG